From Micromonospora rhizosphaerae, the proteins below share one genomic window:
- a CDS encoding ABC transporter ATP-binding protein: MRFSPAGDPGTPDDRSATRYLVWLAGRHPLIFSAGIVLGIVWTVAQALMPAAVGRAVDAGLAHRDPDALMGWGLALLGLGVLQAVAGMLRHRCAVHNWLAAAYRTVQVTVDAANRLGAALPRRVAAGEVVSIGTADIEHIGSAIDITARGAGAIVAIVTVAVILLDASVPLGLVVVLGVPLLMSVVALLIRPLHRQQQAYRDQEGRLTARAGDIVSGLRVVRGVGGEPVLSARYRAQSQALRTDGVRVARVESLLEAAQVLLPGAFLVLVTWLGARFALRGEISAGQLVAFYGYTAFLVNPLRNLTEAADKLTRGHVAARRVVRLLQLTPGLVDPARPVPLPAGPGELVDVESGLVLSPGRFTALAATAPEEAAAIADRLGRYVDADVTLHGVPLRDVALATVRERILVADNDAQLFTGPLRMELDPHDAADRATVEAALVAASAIDIVDALPDGLDSRVAERGREFSGGQRQRLRLARALVADPETLVLVEPTSAVDAHTEARIADRLGAARRGRTTLVCTTSPLVLSRADQVVFVEDGKVVAEGPHDELLAAEPRYAATVSREEDR, translated from the coding sequence ATGCGCTTCTCACCGGCCGGCGATCCCGGCACCCCCGACGACCGGTCCGCCACCCGCTACCTGGTGTGGCTGGCCGGCCGGCACCCGCTGATCTTCAGCGCCGGCATCGTGCTCGGCATCGTCTGGACGGTCGCCCAGGCGTTGATGCCGGCCGCCGTGGGCCGAGCCGTCGACGCCGGACTCGCTCACCGCGACCCGGACGCCCTGATGGGCTGGGGGCTGGCGCTGCTGGGGCTGGGCGTGCTCCAGGCGGTGGCCGGGATGCTCCGGCACCGGTGCGCGGTGCACAACTGGCTCGCCGCCGCGTACCGGACCGTGCAGGTGACCGTCGACGCCGCAAACCGGCTCGGCGCCGCCCTGCCCCGCCGGGTCGCCGCCGGCGAGGTGGTCAGCATCGGCACGGCCGACATCGAACACATCGGCAGCGCCATCGACATCACCGCGCGGGGCGCCGGGGCGATCGTCGCCATCGTCACCGTGGCGGTGATCCTGCTGGATGCCTCGGTGCCGCTCGGGCTGGTCGTGGTGCTCGGCGTGCCGCTGCTGATGAGCGTGGTCGCGCTGCTGATCCGGCCGCTGCACCGGCAGCAGCAGGCGTACCGCGACCAGGAGGGCCGCTTGACCGCCCGGGCCGGCGACATCGTCTCCGGGCTGCGGGTGGTCCGCGGGGTGGGCGGCGAGCCGGTCCTCTCCGCGCGCTACCGGGCGCAGTCCCAGGCGCTGCGCACCGACGGCGTACGGGTGGCCAGGGTGGAGTCGCTGCTGGAGGCGGCGCAGGTGCTGCTCCCCGGTGCGTTCCTGGTGCTGGTCACCTGGCTCGGCGCCCGGTTCGCGCTGCGCGGCGAGATCAGCGCGGGGCAGCTCGTCGCCTTCTACGGCTACACGGCCTTCCTGGTCAACCCACTACGCAACCTCACCGAGGCGGCCGACAAGCTGACCCGCGGGCACGTCGCCGCCCGGCGGGTGGTCCGGCTGCTCCAGCTCACCCCGGGGCTGGTCGACCCGGCCCGCCCGGTGCCGCTGCCCGCCGGGCCCGGCGAGCTGGTCGACGTCGAGTCGGGGCTGGTGCTGAGTCCGGGCCGGTTCACCGCGCTGGCCGCGACCGCGCCGGAGGAGGCGGCCGCGATCGCCGACCGGCTCGGCCGGTACGTCGACGCGGACGTGACGCTGCACGGCGTACCGCTGCGGGACGTGGCGCTGGCGACGGTGCGCGAGCGGATCCTGGTGGCCGACAACGACGCGCAGCTCTTCACCGGTCCGCTCCGAATGGAGCTGGACCCGCACGACGCGGCCGACCGCGCCACGGTCGAGGCGGCGCTGGTCGCGGCGAGCGCGATCGACATTGTGGACGCCCTGCCCGACGGGCTGGACAGCCGGGTGGCCGAGCGCGGCCGGGAGTTTTCCGGTGGCCAGCGGCAGCGACTGCGGCTGGCCCGGGCGCTGGTCGCCGACCCGGAGACGCTGGTGCTGGTCGAGCCGACCAGCGCGGTGGACGCGCACACCGAGGCGCGGATCGCCGACCGGCTCGGCGCGGCCCGGCGCGGCCGGACCACCCTGGTCTGCACCACCAGCCCGCTGGTGCTGAGCCGGGCCGACCAGGTGGTCTTCGTGGAGGACGGCAAGGTGGTGGCCGAGGGGCCGCACGACGAGCTGCTCGCCGCCGAGCCGCGGTACGCGGCCACGGTGAGCCGGGAGGAGGACCGATGA
- a CDS encoding ROK family protein has translation MRAGPSQDEIRRQNLGALLRYVHVHGATSRAELTTTLGLNRSTIGALTADLAGAGLVSEGTPKETGRAGRPSLVVRPESARVYAYAYSIEVDRLRAARIGLGGEVLDRRDLDRPRGLDAAETAPLLAGALKEMHQSVPPGSICIGAGVAVCGMVRKADGLVRLGPTTGWVDEPIGAALADELGIDVPITVGNVADVAAFAEHARGVAAGCDNVIYLYGDVGVGAGIIAGGRRLTGHGGYSGEVGHMVVVRDGSPCECGSRGCWETEIGEHGLLRAAGRSDARGRDALLAVFDAAERGDRPAQTAVRQAGDWLGFGVANLVNIFNPEMVIFGGTMRDLYLAAAAQVRSRLNCNGLPACLEHVRLRTPKLGDDAALIGAAELAFERLLADPLDVG, from the coding sequence ATGCGGGCGGGACCGAGCCAGGACGAGATCCGGCGGCAGAACCTGGGCGCGCTGCTGCGGTACGTCCACGTCCATGGCGCGACCTCCCGTGCGGAACTCACCACCACGCTCGGGCTCAACCGCAGCACCATCGGCGCGCTGACCGCCGACCTGGCCGGTGCCGGGCTGGTCAGCGAGGGGACGCCGAAGGAGACCGGCCGGGCCGGACGACCCTCACTGGTCGTCCGGCCCGAGTCGGCCCGGGTCTACGCGTACGCGTACAGCATCGAGGTGGACCGACTGCGGGCCGCGCGGATCGGTCTGGGCGGGGAGGTGCTCGACCGCCGGGACCTGGACCGGCCGCGGGGCCTGGACGCCGCGGAAACCGCACCACTGCTGGCCGGCGCGCTCAAGGAGATGCACCAGAGCGTCCCGCCCGGCTCGATCTGCATCGGCGCCGGGGTGGCGGTCTGCGGCATGGTCCGCAAGGCCGACGGCCTGGTCCGGCTCGGGCCGACCACCGGGTGGGTGGACGAGCCGATCGGCGCCGCGCTCGCCGACGAGCTGGGCATCGACGTGCCGATCACGGTCGGCAACGTGGCGGACGTGGCGGCGTTCGCCGAGCACGCCCGCGGCGTCGCGGCCGGCTGCGACAACGTCATCTACCTGTACGGGGACGTCGGCGTCGGGGCCGGCATCATCGCCGGCGGACGCCGGCTGACCGGGCACGGCGGCTACAGCGGCGAGGTCGGCCACATGGTGGTGGTACGCGACGGCTCGCCCTGCGAGTGCGGCTCCCGGGGCTGCTGGGAGACCGAGATCGGCGAGCACGGGCTGCTCCGGGCCGCCGGCCGCTCCGACGCCCGGGGCCGGGACGCGCTGCTGGCCGTCTTCGACGCCGCCGAGCGGGGCGACCGCCCCGCCCAGACGGCGGTCCGCCAGGCCGGGGACTGGCTCGGCTTCGGGGTGGCCAACCTGGTCAACATCTTCAACCCGGAGATGGTCATCTTCGGCGGCACCATGCGCGACCTCTACCTCGCGGCGGCCGCCCAGGTCCGCAGCCGGCTCAACTGCAACGGGCTGCCGGCCTGCCTCGAGCACGTGCGGCTGCGTACGCCGAAGTTGGGCGACGATGCGGCGCTGATCGGGGCTGCCGAACTGGCCTTCGAGCGGCTCCTCGCCGACCCGCTCGACGTCGGCTGA
- the rimI gene encoding ribosomal protein S18-alanine N-acetyltransferase gives MSPVRLSRFRWWHIDEVLPIEADLFGVEQWSPAMFWNELANGHYYLIATDDSGDLLGYAGLAVAPPDEAWVQNIAVRRDAQRRGVGRALLEALLAEAARRGVRSTLLEVAADNAPAQKLYALYGFEPIGVRRGYYQPSNTDALVMQRVAEPTEDETGRHG, from the coding sequence GTGAGCCCGGTACGGCTGAGCCGGTTCCGCTGGTGGCACATCGACGAGGTGCTGCCGATCGAGGCGGACCTCTTCGGCGTCGAGCAGTGGTCGCCGGCGATGTTCTGGAACGAACTGGCCAACGGGCACTACTACCTGATCGCCACGGACGACAGCGGCGACCTGCTGGGCTACGCGGGACTCGCCGTGGCGCCGCCGGACGAGGCATGGGTGCAGAACATCGCGGTCCGCCGGGACGCCCAGCGCCGGGGCGTGGGCCGCGCCCTGCTGGAGGCACTGCTCGCCGAGGCCGCCCGGCGCGGCGTCCGCAGCACGCTGCTGGAGGTCGCGGCGGACAACGCCCCGGCGCAGAAGCTCTACGCGTTGTACGGCTTCGAGCCGATCGGGGTGCGGCGCGGCTACTACCAACCGAGCAACACCGACGCGCTGGTCATGCAGCGCGTGGCGGAGCCGACGGAAGACGAGACAGGTCGCCATGGCTGA
- a CDS encoding MFS transporter: protein MTRRRTPLVGLLAAELISLIGSRMSMVALPWFTLVTTGSAARTGLVAFAEMLPYVLACGLGGPLLDRVGARRVSVLADLASAAALAAVPLLYRLHHLHFGTLLGLIAAVGLLRGFGDTAKRVVFPETVAASGMALTRATALHDGLSRLATLLGAPLAGILIAALDAATVLALDAASFLLAGVVIAATVPARVRPAGRTAAVDGDPRIVAAGRTDLPGDGARLDRFRRYLASLAEGLRFLYRERLMGAVTLLLFVTNLADAAYSSVLAPLWAREVAGTPTALGVLSASFATGAVLGNVVFTAVAPRVPRFAVFTVGFLVAGAPRFIALAALDRLWSVYLISFVAGLSIAAVNPILGALVYERVPEALRARVLGPAHAISWAGIPLGGLLAGWAAAGLALPVACLLFGGAYLLVTLAPFVAPAWRELDRPPSIDRPPGAGDRVEPQRGETVPTG, encoded by the coding sequence GTGACCCGCCGCCGCACGCCGCTCGTCGGGCTGCTCGCCGCCGAGTTGATCTCACTCATCGGCAGCCGGATGAGCATGGTCGCGCTGCCCTGGTTCACCCTGGTCACCACCGGCAGCGCCGCCCGCACCGGCCTGGTCGCCTTCGCCGAGATGCTGCCGTACGTGCTGGCCTGCGGGCTCGGCGGCCCGCTGCTCGACCGGGTCGGCGCTCGCCGGGTAAGTGTCCTGGCCGACCTGGCGAGCGCCGCCGCGCTGGCCGCGGTGCCGCTGCTGTACCGACTGCACCACCTCCACTTCGGAACCCTGCTCGGGCTGATCGCCGCGGTCGGGCTGCTGCGCGGGTTCGGCGACACCGCCAAGCGGGTCGTCTTCCCGGAGACCGTGGCGGCCTCGGGGATGGCGCTGACCCGGGCCACCGCCCTGCACGACGGGCTGAGCCGGTTGGCCACGCTGCTCGGTGCCCCGCTCGCCGGGATCCTGATCGCCGCGCTGGACGCCGCGACGGTGCTGGCGCTGGACGCGGCGAGCTTCCTGTTGGCCGGTGTGGTGATCGCCGCTACGGTGCCGGCCCGGGTCCGCCCGGCCGGCCGGACGGCCGCGGTCGACGGCGATCCGAGGATCGTCGCCGCAGGCCGGACCGACCTGCCCGGCGACGGTGCGCGCCTGGACAGATTCCGTCGATACCTGGCCTCGCTCGCCGAGGGGTTGCGCTTCCTCTACCGGGAACGCCTGATGGGCGCGGTGACCCTGCTGCTCTTCGTCACCAACCTGGCCGACGCCGCCTACTCCTCGGTGTTGGCCCCGCTCTGGGCCCGCGAGGTGGCCGGTACGCCGACCGCGCTCGGCGTGCTCTCCGCGTCGTTCGCAACCGGCGCCGTGCTCGGCAACGTCGTCTTCACCGCCGTCGCGCCCCGGGTGCCCCGGTTCGCCGTCTTCACGGTGGGCTTCCTGGTCGCCGGCGCGCCCCGGTTCATCGCGCTGGCCGCGCTCGACCGGCTCTGGTCCGTCTACCTGATCTCCTTCGTCGCCGGGCTGAGCATCGCCGCGGTCAACCCGATCCTCGGCGCGCTGGTCTACGAGCGGGTCCCGGAGGCGCTGCGCGCCCGGGTGCTCGGCCCGGCGCACGCCATCTCCTGGGCCGGCATCCCGCTCGGTGGCCTGCTCGCCGGCTGGGCGGCGGCCGGTCTCGCGCTGCCGGTCGCCTGCCTGCTCTTCGGCGGGGCGTACCTGCTGGTCACGCTGGCGCCGTTCGTCGCGCCGGCCTGGCGGGAGCTGGATCGGCCGCCGTCCATCGACCGGCCACCTGGGGCGGGGGACCGGGTCGAGCCCCAGCGAGGCGAGACGGTGCCGACGGGCTGA
- the tsaB gene encoding tRNA (adenosine(37)-N6)-threonylcarbamoyltransferase complex dimerization subunit type 1 TsaB gives MLVLVVDSSTPAVTAALVEVSADGVAARAQRCTVDARAHGELLAPQVDAVLADADARPRDLAAIVAGLGPGPFTGLRVGLVTAATMGQVLGIPTYGVCSLDGLGHPVAAGEPVLAASDARRKEIYWAVYDGAGERIAGPNVDVPAVAAERARGLAVTVAVGDGAHRYADILGLPLRAEPRYPDATALAALAAERIRAGAPGDRLTPLYLRRPDAVAAAGRKPVLP, from the coding sequence GTGCTCGTACTCGTGGTGGACTCCTCGACGCCCGCGGTGACCGCGGCGCTGGTCGAGGTCTCGGCGGACGGCGTCGCGGCCCGCGCGCAGCGGTGCACCGTCGACGCCCGGGCGCACGGTGAACTGCTCGCCCCGCAGGTCGACGCGGTGTTGGCCGACGCCGACGCGCGCCCCCGCGACCTGGCCGCGATCGTCGCCGGGCTCGGCCCCGGCCCGTTCACCGGGCTGCGGGTCGGTCTGGTCACCGCCGCCACCATGGGTCAGGTGCTCGGCATCCCCACGTACGGAGTGTGCTCGCTGGACGGCCTCGGCCACCCGGTGGCGGCCGGCGAGCCCGTACTCGCCGCCAGCGACGCCCGCCGCAAGGAGATCTACTGGGCGGTCTACGACGGCGCCGGCGAGCGGATCGCCGGGCCGAACGTGGACGTTCCCGCCGTCGCCGCCGAACGGGCCCGCGGCCTGGCGGTCACCGTCGCCGTGGGTGACGGCGCCCACCGGTACGCCGACATCCTCGGCCTGCCGTTGCGGGCCGAGCCGCGCTACCCGGACGCGACGGCGCTGGCCGCGCTGGCCGCGGAGCGGATCCGGGCCGGCGCCCCCGGCGACCGGCTCACCCCGCTCTACCTGCGCCGGCCGGACGCCGTGGCGGCGGCCGGGCGCAAGCCGGTCCTGCCGTGA
- a CDS encoding DUF4142 domain-containing protein: MAPLRSARRRPAHRVAVLLITLVAGLGVLPGVALAAPGSQLNAADMTLLNGVRLAGLWEMPAGQMAAEKGQSRRVREIGAEISRQHGVLDQLVVDAANKLGATLPTEPTAEQKGWLVEMQNASGARFDQIFVTRLRVAHGKIFPVIGAVRASTRDATVRKLADEANKFVSDHMAMLESTGLVRWQQLPPAALPPAQSDSLVAAAAANVGGGGGVEVSTTVVWLVFLAALGTGGIATYRILRRT; the protein is encoded by the coding sequence ATGGCACCGCTCAGATCCGCACGCCGCCGACCAGCGCACCGGGTGGCGGTGCTGCTCATCACCCTCGTCGCCGGGCTCGGCGTGCTGCCCGGGGTGGCCCTGGCCGCGCCGGGTTCGCAGCTGAACGCCGCCGACATGACCCTGCTCAACGGCGTACGGCTGGCCGGGCTCTGGGAGATGCCGGCCGGCCAGATGGCCGCGGAGAAGGGCCAGTCGCGGCGGGTACGGGAGATCGGGGCGGAGATCTCCCGACAGCACGGCGTGCTCGACCAGCTCGTGGTGGACGCGGCCAACAAGCTGGGCGCCACCCTGCCCACGGAGCCGACCGCCGAGCAGAAGGGGTGGCTGGTCGAGATGCAGAACGCCAGCGGTGCCCGCTTCGACCAGATCTTCGTGACCCGGCTCCGGGTCGCGCACGGCAAGATCTTCCCGGTGATCGGCGCGGTCCGGGCCAGCACCCGGGACGCCACCGTCCGCAAGCTCGCGGACGAGGCCAACAAGTTCGTCTCCGACCACATGGCGATGCTGGAGAGCACCGGGCTGGTCCGCTGGCAGCAGCTGCCGCCGGCCGCCCTGCCCCCGGCGCAGAGCGACTCGCTCGTCGCGGCGGCCGCCGCCAACGTCGGCGGCGGCGGCGGCGTGGAGGTCAGCACCACGGTCGTCTGGCTGGTCTTCCTCGCCGCCCTCGGCACCGGCGGCATCGCCACTTACCGCATCCTCCGCCGCACCTGA
- the ung gene encoding uracil-DNA glycosylase — translation MPDDAPTLDLLALLPDDWRAVLTPHLDPARTAALAEFVAWEYATHTVFPPVEDLFSAYRLCGLRGCRVLILGQDPYHKAGQAHGLSFSVRDGVTVPPSLRNVFKELGEDLGLPKPRSGNLSGWAAQGVLLLNAVLTVRQATPGSHANQGWEEFTDATIRALDALDQRVVFLLWGGYARKKAALITNPQHVVLEAGHPSPMNPRGYLGSRPFSAANKALADAGLPTVDWERSAG, via the coding sequence ATGCCCGACGACGCCCCCACGCTGGACCTGCTGGCGCTGCTCCCCGACGACTGGCGGGCGGTGCTGACGCCGCACCTGGACCCGGCCCGCACGGCGGCGCTGGCCGAGTTCGTCGCCTGGGAGTACGCGACCCATACCGTCTTCCCGCCGGTCGAGGACCTCTTCTCGGCCTACCGGCTGTGCGGGCTCCGGGGGTGCCGAGTGCTGATCCTCGGGCAGGACCCGTACCACAAGGCCGGGCAGGCGCATGGGCTCAGCTTCAGCGTCCGGGACGGGGTGACCGTGCCGCCGTCGCTGCGCAACGTCTTCAAGGAACTGGGCGAGGACCTGGGCCTGCCGAAGCCGCGCAGCGGCAACCTGAGCGGCTGGGCGGCGCAGGGCGTGCTGCTGCTCAATGCGGTGCTCACCGTCCGGCAGGCCACCCCCGGCTCGCACGCGAATCAGGGTTGGGAGGAGTTCACCGACGCCACCATCCGGGCCCTGGACGCGCTGGACCAGCGGGTGGTCTTCCTGCTCTGGGGCGGGTACGCCCGCAAGAAGGCGGCCCTGATCACCAACCCGCAGCACGTGGTGCTGGAGGCCGGCCACCCGAGCCCGATGAACCCGCGCGGCTACCTCGGCAGCCGCCCGTTCAGCGCGGCGAACAAGGCCCTCGCCGACGCCGGCCTGCCCACCGTCGACTGGGAGCGCTCAGCCGGCTGA
- a CDS encoding ABC transporter ATP-binding protein: MSTALPVADVDQVRRYARALVRRHPRPLAAALGLHALAAATGLVAPRLLGDLVEEISRGTSTVTVDRIALAIAGFVVVRSVLVRFAHLASARLGERVLAELREDFVERVLALPLSTVERAGTGDLLTRTSRDVSALSRTVRFAVPETLIAVVTVVLILGALLLTGPLLALPCLLAVPVLWAGARWYLRRAPEGYLRENAAYSDITDGISEAAEGSRTTEALRQQARRRARTEADIRRSYAAERYTLRLRTVFFPVAEIGYVVPVAATLVIGGWFHLKGWVTLGQVTAATLYVQQLVDPIDRLLTWLDELQVGGASMARLLGVAGEGPVSPASAPGTAAAGTADGDRRLAARDVRYAYRAGHDVLHGVTLVPRPGEKLAMVGPSGAGKSTLGRLLAGVHEPRSGSVTVAGRSLTELPLDELRTHVALVTQEHHVFIGTLAENVAMVRPGAAEADIRAALAAVDALGWAEALPDGLDTVVGSGGHPLSPAQAQQLALARLVLADPHTLVLDEATSLIDPRAARELERSLAAVLAGRTVIAIAHRLFSAHDADRVAVVEDGRIAELGSHDELVAAGGSYAALWRSWHG; this comes from the coding sequence ATGAGCACGGCCCTGCCCGTTGCCGACGTCGACCAGGTCCGCCGGTACGCGCGTGCGCTCGTCCGGCGGCACCCGCGCCCCCTGGCCGCGGCGCTCGGCCTGCACGCGCTCGCCGCCGCCACCGGCCTGGTGGCGCCCCGGCTGCTGGGCGACCTGGTGGAGGAGATCTCGCGCGGCACCTCGACCGTCACCGTGGACCGGATCGCGCTGGCCATCGCCGGGTTCGTGGTGGTGCGGTCGGTGCTGGTCCGTTTCGCCCACCTGGCCTCGGCCCGGCTCGGCGAACGGGTCCTGGCCGAGCTACGCGAGGACTTCGTCGAGCGGGTGCTCGCCCTGCCGCTGTCCACCGTGGAACGGGCCGGCACGGGGGACCTGCTCACCCGGACCTCGCGGGACGTCTCCGCGCTGTCCCGGACGGTCCGCTTCGCGGTGCCGGAGACGCTGATCGCGGTCGTCACTGTGGTGCTCATCCTCGGCGCGCTGCTGCTGACCGGTCCGCTGCTCGCGCTGCCCTGCCTGCTCGCGGTGCCGGTGCTCTGGGCCGGCGCCCGCTGGTACCTGCGCCGGGCGCCGGAGGGATACCTGCGGGAGAACGCCGCCTACTCCGACATCACCGACGGGATCAGCGAGGCGGCCGAGGGGTCGCGGACCACCGAGGCGCTGCGGCAGCAGGCCCGCCGCCGGGCCCGCACCGAAGCCGACATCCGTCGGTCGTACGCCGCCGAGCGCTACACGCTGCGCCTGCGGACGGTCTTCTTCCCGGTGGCCGAGATCGGGTACGTGGTGCCGGTGGCGGCCACGCTGGTGATCGGCGGCTGGTTCCACCTCAAGGGCTGGGTCACCCTCGGGCAGGTCACCGCGGCCACCCTCTACGTGCAGCAGTTGGTGGACCCGATCGACCGGCTCCTCACCTGGCTGGACGAGCTGCAGGTCGGCGGCGCCTCGATGGCCCGCCTGCTCGGCGTGGCCGGCGAGGGCCCGGTCTCGCCGGCGTCCGCGCCCGGCACCGCCGCGGCCGGCACGGCGGACGGGGACCGGCGGCTCGCCGCCCGCGACGTCCGGTACGCCTACCGCGCGGGACACGACGTGCTGCACGGCGTGACCCTGGTGCCCCGTCCGGGCGAGAAGCTGGCCATGGTCGGCCCCTCCGGCGCCGGAAAGTCCACTTTGGGCCGGCTGCTCGCCGGGGTCCACGAGCCCCGGTCCGGTTCGGTCACGGTGGCCGGCCGATCCCTCACCGAGCTGCCCCTGGACGAGCTGCGTACGCACGTCGCGCTGGTCACCCAGGAGCACCACGTCTTCATCGGCACCCTGGCCGAGAACGTGGCGATGGTCCGACCGGGCGCCGCCGAGGCGGACATCCGGGCCGCGCTGGCCGCCGTCGACGCGCTGGGCTGGGCGGAGGCGCTGCCGGACGGGCTGGACACGGTGGTCGGCTCGGGCGGGCACCCGCTCTCCCCGGCGCAGGCGCAGCAGCTTGCCCTGGCCCGGCTGGTGCTCGCCGACCCGCACACCCTGGTGCTCGACGAGGCCACCTCGCTGATCGATCCGCGGGCGGCCCGGGAGCTGGAGCGGTCCCTCGCCGCCGTGCTGGCGGGGCGGACGGTGATCGCCATCGCGCACCGGCTCTTCTCCGCCCACGACGCGGACCGGGTGGCGGTGGTCGAGGACGGCCGGATCGCCGAGCTGGGCTCGCACGACGAGTTGGTCGCCGCCGGCGGCTCGTACGCGGCCCTCTGGCGCTCCTGGCACGGCTGA
- a CDS encoding ArsR/SmtB family transcription factor: MMAKEIRPDPTALRGLAHPLRVRILNLLREQGPATATLLADRLGQSTGATSYHLRQLAQYGFVVEDPDRTVGRERWWRAAHRNTVLEGAVGHAAPAETETYLRAIAALYAERVDRWLSELPALPDEWSDATTLSNWRLRLTPTEAARLHDELFALLERYRRDEPESEAPPEARPVVLQAQLMPFVTGTEES; the protein is encoded by the coding sequence ATGATGGCGAAGGAGATCAGACCTGACCCCACGGCGCTGCGCGGGCTCGCCCACCCGCTGCGGGTCCGCATCCTCAACCTGCTGCGCGAGCAGGGGCCCGCCACCGCGACACTGCTCGCCGATCGGCTCGGCCAGTCCACCGGCGCCACCAGCTACCACCTCCGCCAGCTCGCCCAATACGGCTTCGTGGTGGAGGATCCTGATCGGACGGTCGGCCGGGAGCGCTGGTGGCGGGCGGCGCACCGCAACACCGTCCTGGAGGGCGCGGTCGGCCACGCGGCGCCGGCCGAGACGGAAACGTACCTGCGCGCGATCGCGGCCCTGTACGCCGAGCGGGTCGACCGCTGGCTGAGCGAGCTTCCAGCATTGCCGGACGAGTGGTCCGACGCGACGACCCTCAGCAACTGGCGGCTCCGGCTCACCCCGACCGAGGCGGCCCGGCTGCACGACGAGCTCTTCGCCCTGCTCGAGCGGTACCGCCGAGACGAGCCGGAGAGCGAAGCACCGCCCGAGGCCCGGCCGGTGGTGCTCCAGGCCCAGCTCATGCCGTTCGTGACCGGGACGGAGGAATCGTGA
- the tsaD gene encoding tRNA (adenosine(37)-N6)-threonylcarbamoyltransferase complex transferase subunit TsaD — protein MADEPLILGIETSCDETGVGIVRGHSLLADALASSVEEHARFGGVVPEVASRAHLEAIVPTMDRALAEAGVSLADIDAIAVTSGPGLAGALLVGVAAAKGYALAAEKPVYGVNHLAAHVAVDTLEHGPLPEPAVALLVSGGHSSLLLVDDLARGVTPLGATIDDAAGEAFDKVARLLGLPFPGGPYIDREARAGDPAAIAFPRGLTAAKDLATHRYDFSFSGLKTAVARWVEARQRAGEPVPVADVAASFQEAVCDVLVTKALDACRTNGIDTLVIGGGVAANSRLRAMAEHRAAKHHIQVRAPRPRLCTDNGAMVAALGSHLVASGVAPSRLDLPADSAMPLTMVSV, from the coding sequence ATGGCTGATGAACCACTGATCCTCGGGATCGAGACCTCGTGCGACGAGACCGGCGTGGGCATCGTGCGCGGACACAGCCTGCTCGCCGACGCGCTCGCCTCCAGCGTCGAGGAGCACGCCCGGTTCGGCGGTGTCGTGCCGGAGGTGGCCAGCCGGGCCCACCTGGAGGCCATCGTGCCGACCATGGACCGGGCGCTCGCCGAGGCGGGGGTGAGCCTCGCCGACATCGACGCGATCGCGGTGACCTCCGGGCCGGGCCTGGCCGGCGCGCTGCTGGTCGGGGTGGCGGCGGCGAAGGGCTACGCGCTCGCCGCCGAGAAGCCGGTGTACGGGGTGAACCATCTCGCCGCGCACGTCGCCGTCGACACCCTCGAACACGGGCCGCTGCCCGAGCCGGCGGTCGCCCTGCTGGTCTCCGGCGGGCACTCTTCGCTGCTGCTCGTCGACGATCTGGCCCGCGGGGTAACCCCGCTCGGCGCGACCATCGACGACGCGGCCGGCGAGGCGTTCGACAAGGTCGCCCGGCTGCTCGGCCTGCCGTTCCCCGGCGGCCCGTACATCGACCGGGAGGCCCGCGCCGGCGACCCCGCGGCCATCGCCTTCCCGCGCGGGCTCACCGCGGCCAAGGATCTCGCCACCCACCGGTACGACTTCTCCTTCTCCGGCCTGAAGACCGCGGTGGCCCGCTGGGTGGAGGCCCGGCAGCGGGCCGGCGAGCCGGTGCCGGTGGCCGACGTCGCCGCCTCCTTTCAGGAGGCGGTCTGCGACGTGCTGGTCACCAAGGCGCTGGACGCCTGCCGGACCAACGGGATCGACACGCTGGTGATCGGCGGGGGAGTGGCGGCCAACTCCCGGCTGCGGGCGATGGCCGAGCACCGCGCGGCGAAGCACCACATCCAGGTCCGGGCGCCCCGGCCGAGGCTCTGCACGGACAACGGGGCGATGGTGGCCGCGCTCGGCTCGCACCTGGTGGCCTCGGGCGTCGCACCGAGCCGCCTCGACCTGCCCGCCGACTCCGCCATGCCGCTGACCATGGTCAGCGTGTAA